Below is a window of Vibrio sp. SS-MA-C1-2 DNA.
TTTAGGTTACGATGGCTTCCGCAAGATTGAGATGAATGACGATGCATCGATGGTTTCATTAGGCCCTGCAGTGATTGGCAATGAAGCAAATATAGCACTTGCACCATTTGGTAAAAAAATTGGCCCAGATCCAGCGACATTAAAAGCGTGTATGATCGGGGGTATTGTCTCTAACAATGCGTCTGGTATGTGTTGTGGGACTCACCAAAACAGTTATCAAACCATCGCATCATTAAAATTAATTTTTGCCGATGGATCGCGTTTAGATACCGGAAATGAGCGTTCAAAACTGCATTTTGCACAACGTCATCCTCAATTACTGACTCAATTAGTCACGTTAGCTAAAAACGTTAAATCAGATCCTGAACTTACGGCTCGTATTGCGAAAAAATTCTCAATCAAAAATACCACCGGTTATAGTATTAATGCATTAATCGACTTTACCGATCCTTTTGATATCTTAAACCATTTAATTATCGGTTCAGAAGGGACATTAGCATTTGTCGAAGAAGCAACCTATAACACCGTTGAAGACGCGCCTTATAAAGCAACAGCACTAGCAGTTTTTGATTCAATGGAATTAGCATGTAGTGCAGTACCATTCTTAAAGAAAACACCTGTTGCAGCAGTAGAACTACTGGATTGGCCATCTATTGTGGGTGTGATGGGCAAAGATGGAATGCCCGATTGGTTAGATACATTACCAGAAGGTTCAACGGTACTATTAATTGAAACCCGAGGTAATGCACTCGTCGAAATTAAACAACAAACGAAAGAGATTCTAGCATCTATCGATCAAATTCCAGTATTACGTCCGACTGAGTTTAGTGATGATCCTGATGTTTACACACCGTACTGGGCTATGCGTTCAGGTATTTTTCCAATCGTCGGTGCTGAACGTCCACTTGGTAGTTCAGTGATTATTGAAGATATTGCTTTCCAAGTTGAGCATCTTGCAGCTGCAGCAAAAGATCTTGCTGAACTGTTTGAGAAGTATGGCTACCACGGTGGTTGTATGTATGGACATGCGCTAGCGGGTAACTTCCATTTTATTATTACACCAAGCTTTAATACAAAAGCCGATCAAGAAAATTTTGACCAATTTATGCAAGAAGTGGCAACGATCGTTATTGATAAATATGATGGTTCAATGAAAGCTGAACATGGAACAGGTCGTGCAGTAGCCCCTTTTGTGGAGCAAGAGTGGGGAGAAAAAGCTTATCAAATCATGCAGAAAATTAAAAATATCTTTGATCCTAAGGGTATTTTAAATCCGGGTGTTATTTTAAATAATGATCCTAAATTGCATGTGAAAAATATGAAATTAACAGGAATTGTTGATGAGCTGGTGGATAAATGTATTGAGTGTGGATTTTGTGAATCAAATTGTCCAACGCGCGCATTTACCATGACGCCTCGCCAACGTATTACCACGTTACGTGAAATCAACCGTCTTAAACAAGAGGGGCTGCACAGTGAAGCAGAGGCACTCGCCAGTGAATCACACTATGATGTTGTTGATACTTGCGTTGGTTGCCAGCTTTGTTTTACCCACTGTCCCGTCGATAACAATACGGGACAACTTGTTCGTACATTAAAACAGGTTGAATTAGAGAACAAACCTGTACAACAGAAGTCGTTGGATCTTCAAGCTAAGCATTATAACTTAGTCAATACAGCAACCAATGTTGGCTTTAAAGCGATCAGAGGAGTGCACTCTGTATTAGGTGATAATGCAACCGATCAGTTGATGAAATTAGCTCGCTCTGTTTCTAGTGGTGTTCCCGCGTGGACCGCTGACTTCCCAACAGGAAGCGTTGTACCAAAATCATCAGTAACAGGAGAGAATAAACCGGTTGTTGTTTATTTCCCATCTTGTGGTACTCGCACTTTTGGGGCGACTAAAAAAGATAAAGATAATCGCGCTCTGCCCGAAGTGATGGTTAATTTAATGGAACGTGCAGGTTATGAGGTTCGTGTGATCGATAATGCACGTAAACTATGCTGTGGCCAGATTTGGGAATCAAAAGGTGACTTTACTAATGCTGACTTGAAGCGCGATGAGTTAATGGATCAATTTGAACGCCAAACGGAAAGTGGGCGCTACCCGGTGGTGATTGATGCAGCATCTTGTACTCATAGTGCGTTAAAAAAACATCGTGAAAATCTTGTGGTATTAGATGCCGTTGAATTCTTACACGATCACTTGTTAGATAAGTTAATGATAACACCGAGAAACACGGCTATTTCCATGCATATTGGTTGTTCTGCTCAACATTTAAATCTGGAGAGTAAACTCATGGAAATTGCGAATCGTTGTACGGATTCTATCTTTAGACCGAAAGGGATTTCTTGTTGTGGCTTTGCTGGAGAGAAGGGATTTTATCAACCTGAAATCAACGCAAATGCTCTTCGGACACTCAAAGCGCAGTTACCTAAAGAGGTGAAAGAGGGATACTACGCTAACCGTATGTGTGAATTAGGGTTAACTCATCACTCAGGCATCTCTTATCGCCATATCGCCTATCTTCTTGACGAGTGTAGTCAATAATCAACTTAAATTAAGCGGTGTTATTCACTGCTTTTAGATTTGGATTTAGATAAACCCATTGCTTATTGATCTTAAGTTAGTCATAAGTTGTGGGTTTATATTTTTTTGTCAGATTTAAATGACATCTTTATTTTTTGAAGTGAATAATTATTGATAATTTTCTTTTTGAATTAGTGTGTATATGTAATGGATGAAAATAAACGTTATTTAAGGCAAATACACTATACCTAAAGTAATTGGAGTTGCTAGTAGGCGGCAAGTGAGTGAGGCCCCATGAGTATAGGTGTACTCTATGATTGGGGCGAACGAATACAGCCAACAACCTAGCGACTTCAAGTTTGAAGGGTATATATAACTAATTGCTGATATAACGATTGAATTATGGTTAATTATATAGCATGTCGTCTAATTAATCAGCGATATTGACCTTGTTTTGTTATTTATATGCTATTTTGTTGTTATTGTAAAAATGATGTGGTAAAAGTAATTATTAAAAATAAATTCAATTATTATGAATAGTTAATCGAAATAGATCTGATGACCGATCTCATTTAGTTAGCAATTTTAATCAATTGGAAAACAACATGTTTAAATGGAATTTGAAGTTATGGATTACTTTTTACCTTTGGCGCCTTCTCTACTGGCGTTATTTTTAGCGTTTACTACTAGGCGAGTGATATTATCCTTGTTTAGTGCTGTATTATTAGGTTCTTTGATTGTACACGGCTTTGACCCTGTTCCTTCTGTGGTTGGGGTTTATAAAGAGGGGATCTTTAATCAACTGAATGGCAGTAATGCTCAAATCGTGATCGTGATTACGATTATTTCTGGTTTTGTCTATCTTTTAGAATCTTCAAAATCGATGACTGCGTTCTCTTCTGTAATTACTAAATATGTCAGTACCCCAGCTAAATTAAAGTTTGGCACTTTCTTTTCTGGTCTTGCTATCTTCTTTACCGATTCAGGAAACTCGCTCATTCTAGGGCCGATTTATCGTCCAATTTATGACAAAATGAAAATCTGTCGTGAAAAGTTGGCATTAATTATTGATTCTACATCATCTCCTGTTTGTGTTTTGATCCCGATTATTAGTTGGGGTGTTTACTCGATGGGATTAATGGAAAAGGCGTATAGCAGCGTTGGGTTAGAAAAAGATGGTTTAACCCTCTTTAAAGAAGTGTGGCTATTCCAGTTCTATCCTCTATTAACTCTAGTCGGCATTTTCTTCATTATTCTTTTTGGTGTGAACCTTGGGAAAATGCGAGATGCACAAAAAGTTACTGATAGTGGTGAATTAGATTTAGATAAAGTGATGAATGCGAAAAGTGGCAATAAAGTTGCAGAGAAAGATCCTGCAATTAACTACTCGGCAGTCGCACATTCTGGTGCAAAAACCATTGCAATTGCCCTTGGCTCGTTGTTCGTCTCTATGTTGGTGATGTTTATCTACTTTACCCAAGGTGAACCGGGTTCAAGTGAAGCAAGATTGGTTGGTTCTGAAATTCGTACTTCACTTGCTATCTCATATTCACTGGCTTCTTTAATTACGATTGCAACACTATCTTATTTCAAGATTCAATCGATGGCTCACTCTTCTGAAAAGTTTTTCAAAGGAATGGGGAATATCATTACAATTATCTGTATCTTAATTTTGGCATGGACATTAAGTGATATTCTAAAAGAGTTAGACACAGGCGCGGTAATTGCTACGATGCTTAAAGCGCTGCAATTTCCACCGTGGTTATTAGCGAGTACAATCTTTATTATTGGTGCATTTTTGTCAATAGCGACAGGCTCATCGTGGGGAACGTTTGCTATCTTGATCCCAATTGTTGCGCCGATTGCTTATCATATTGATGCCAGTATTATTATCTGTTTTGGTGCCGCGTTAAGTGGAGGACTGTTTGGTGATCACTGTTCACCTATTTCAGATACAACCGTCTTATCATCAATGTCATCGGGTGTTTCACATATTAGTCATGTAGAGACGCAAATGCCCTATGCGTTAACAACCGCATTTTTCAGTTTTATCGGCTTTATTGTTGCCTCTTTAACCAATTCAACAATGACAGTGGCCATCATGGCGGTTTTACTTGGTAGTTTCTACTTCTTCTATTCTAAAATTAAAAATCGAGGTATTACTCATGAAAACGCTATATCTGCGAGCTGAAACTAAAAAAGGCGAGTGTCGTACTCCATTGACACCATTAGGAACAAAACAACTTGTTGATGCCGGTATTTCGGTTTGGGTTGAAGCGTCTGCAACACGTGCATTTAATGATGATCTGTATCAGCAAGCTGGCGCAACCGTCACACAACGTCCTTGGACTGAGATGGGCAAAGAAACGGTCATTCTTGGCCTAAAAGAGTTACCGGTTACTGATGATGCGATTACTCATCATCACATCTATTTTGCCCATGCCTTTAAAGGTCAAGATGAAGCGCCACAAATCCTGTCACGTTTCCAACGTGGTGGTGGCAAAATTTTTGATATTGAATTCTTAGTGGATGAAAATCAAGCTCGAATTGCAGCATTTGGTTACTGGGCTGGTTTTGTGGGGGCTGGCTTAGGGTTGTTGGGGTATGCGCATTATCGTCAAGCTGACGCTAATGGAGTGGACACTGTTTATCCAAAAGTGATGCCTTATTTAGATCAACAGGCTTTTGTGACGGATATCCAACAAAAATTATCTGCTGTTGAGCACAAAACGAATGTAATGATTATGGGGGCCTTAGGCCGCTGTGGTCGAGGTGCTAATGATCTATTAAAAGCGGTGGGTATTACGAATATTACGGCTTGGGATCGTGAAGAGTACCAACAAGCGAATAAGCCAATTGTTGAAATTCTCGAGCATGATCTGTTTATCAACAGTGTTTATCTTAAAGATAATATTCCACCCATGATAGATATTGATTTATTGCAACAAAATCAGCGCTTGAAAGTGATTAGTGATGTCAGTTGTGATCCAAATAGCACGAATAATCCTATTGCTGTTTATGATGCAATTACAAAAATGGATTCGCCTTTTGTTACCGCAAAAGGAAGTGAACATTATCCGGTTCATGTTCAAGCGATTGATCATTTACCGACACTGTTACCTAAAGAATCAAGTGAAGAGTTTGCTTCAGCCTTGTTACCTCATTTAATGGCATTCTGTCAGGATAAAGAACTTCCTGCAGTATGGCGAAGAGGGTTGGACAGTTTTGAAGTTGCGATGAGTCAGCATTAAATTGTCGCTCATTCGAAGCTATGAATGATGCACGTATAATTATATTTAAGAGAGAAAAGTTATTGATTTAGCTTTTCTCTCTTTTTCTTTATTAAGGAATGGAATGAATTTATTTTTAATCTGGATAAGTGCAATGTTTCCTCTTGTATTTAGTCCTGGGCCAGCAAATATCGTCTTTGCGTCTTCTGGGGCGAAAGTCGGTTTGAAGCGGTCGTTGCCCTTACTGATAGGTATTGATGCTACTTTTTTTATAAAATCGATTGTGATTGGTTTTGGTTTAGGTGAAGTTGTCAAAACACAACCTCAAATTATGAATATGATGCAATTACTGGGTGCAATTTATCTAATTTATTTAGCAATAAAAATGATGAGAAGACCATCGTCTAATATTGGTGAGGTTGAGTCTTTAAGCTTTCGTGATGGAGTGATTGTTCAGTTACTTAATAGTAAAGGTTGGTTACTTGTTCTGATGATGTTTACTTTGTTTAGTGTTGAAGCAAATCAAATATTTGGAGAACAAGGTGTTTATGTTTTGATTTTATGGCTATTTTTACTCAATATTTCCGCTCATGTAGGCTGGATACACGTTGGGATTTTACTTGCTAAACTTTCCCAAAATAGTTCATATCAGAAAGGTTTAAATATTTTTTATGGCAGTTGCTTAATTCTAGTTTCAGGTTGGTTATTAATTGATAACTCAATTTGGCTTAATATTTTGTAATAGATTAATGATTTTTAGTATCTTCATTCATTATATTTTTAGAGATACTTTGTTATATACTTAAGATAATTGGCGTTGCTAGTCGGCGGCAAGTGTGTAAGGCCTCATGAGTATAAATGTGCTATATGATTGGGGCGAACGAGTACCGCCAACAGCCTAGTGACTTCAAGTATGAAGGGTATAACGCTACATGAATGTTGGCAGCTAGTGATCGTTAGTCTCTGAGGTTTATTATTTGTTCAGAATGAAATAGGTAAGTTTTAATTAAGACATTTTCTGAACGACTTGATGGTGATGAGTGTAAATATATTGCAAAATTTAGATGAGCTTCAGGGCTCTGTATTTATCTGGTATAGGATTATCAGGATTGAAAAAGATGATAATTTGAATGCTAATCCAAATTTATCATCTTTTTTAATTTTTAATTTTTAATTAAAGCTACTTAGTTATTTAACAAAGTTATCTAATTGACCTTCAGCCAACGCAGGTGCAAGTCCAGGAGTTAGCGGTAAACGAGGAATAACTAAACAGTGCATGAGGTGGTAGATATCCTGCTTACCATCCCATACCTTGCTTGTTCCCGCTTGGTTATTTGCATCAAGCTCTTGCCACCAAGAACAACCTTCATAGTCAATTAAGTAAGTACGGCAGTAATCCCACCAAGTACGGTAATACTCTTCATACTTCTTATCACCGGTAACCGTAAATAACGCATAAGCAGTACCAATCGCTTCTACTGGTGCCCAACGAATACGCTCACGTACAACAGGCTGACCATCCCAATCGACAGAGTAAACAAAACCAGGTGCGCCATCAACAGACCATGCATCACGTACCGTTGCATCAAATAGACCAATCGCATCTTCAAGTAACCATGCTGGCGTTTCTGCACCAATTGACGTTAGTGTTTCACGTAGGTGACAGATCAGACGCGCCCACTCGATCCAGTGACCAGGTGTACCGCCGTATGCACGGAAATGGCTCGCTGGTGTCTCTTTATTATAATCGGGTAATGTATTCCAATCTGCATCAAAGTGTTCATTAACGCGGTAGTTAAGACCTTTTGCTGTTTTATGGATCATGAAGTCAGTGATATGCAACGCACGATCTAACCATTTTTTATCTTTCGTCACATCATAAACGATAAGGAATGCTTCAACTGAGTGCATGGCTGCGTTGCCGCCACGGTAGTCTTCTGTTTCTGAGAATGTTTCATCCCAAGACTCGTAACACATCTGCTTTTCTGCATCCCAGAAGTGATTCTCATAAACATTGATTGCTTCATCTAATAAAGCTTGAGCACGTGGGTGACCCGTCGTGACCGCACTTGCCGCACCAAGAAGTGCAAAACAATGTTGGTAACCTTGCTTAGAAGCATCGATAATACCTTCGCCTTCATTATCGATAGTCGCGTACCAACCACCATGTTTATTATCTTTTAGTGGACCTTCTAATGCAGCAATACCATGCTCTACAAGATCATAAGCACCAGGGCGTCCCATTAATGCGGCTAAAGAGTAACAATG
It encodes the following:
- a CDS encoding saccharopine dehydrogenase, with the translated sequence MKTLYLRAETKKGECRTPLTPLGTKQLVDAGISVWVEASATRAFNDDLYQQAGATVTQRPWTEMGKETVILGLKELPVTDDAITHHHIYFAHAFKGQDEAPQILSRFQRGGGKIFDIEFLVDENQARIAAFGYWAGFVGAGLGLLGYAHYRQADANGVDTVYPKVMPYLDQQAFVTDIQQKLSAVEHKTNVMIMGALGRCGRGANDLLKAVGITNITAWDREEYQQANKPIVEILEHDLFINSVYLKDNIPPMIDIDLLQQNQRLKVISDVSCDPNSTNNPIAVYDAITKMDSPFVTAKGSEHYPVHVQAIDHLPTLLPKESSEEFASALLPHLMAFCQDKELPAVWRRGLDSFEVAMSQH
- a CDS encoding AGE family epimerase/isomerase, with the translated sequence MKWINTKSHNAWLDVETDRIFEFGRNSVVPNGFGWIGNNGNVREEMGTRLWITARMLHCYSLAALMGRPGAYDLVEHGIAALEGPLKDNKHGGWYATIDNEGEGIIDASKQGYQHCFALLGAASAVTTGHPRAQALLDEAINVYENHFWDAEKQMCYESWDETFSETEDYRGGNAAMHSVEAFLIVYDVTKDKKWLDRALHITDFMIHKTAKGLNYRVNEHFDADWNTLPDYNKETPASHFRAYGGTPGHWIEWARLICHLRETLTSIGAETPAWLLEDAIGLFDATVRDAWSVDGAPGFVYSVDWDGQPVVRERIRWAPVEAIGTAYALFTVTGDKKYEEYYRTWWDYCRTYLIDYEGCSWWQELDANNQAGTSKVWDGKQDIYHLMHCLVIPRLPLTPGLAPALAEGQLDNFVK
- a CDS encoding LysE family translocator: MNLFLIWISAMFPLVFSPGPANIVFASSGAKVGLKRSLPLLIGIDATFFIKSIVIGFGLGEVVKTQPQIMNMMQLLGAIYLIYLAIKMMRRPSSNIGEVESLSFRDGVIVQLLNSKGWLLVLMMFTLFSVEANQIFGEQGVYVLILWLFLLNISAHVGWIHVGILLAKLSQNSSYQKGLNIFYGSCLILVSGWLLIDNSIWLNIL
- a CDS encoding Na+/H+ antiporter NhaC family protein, whose protein sequence is MDYFLPLAPSLLALFLAFTTRRVILSLFSAVLLGSLIVHGFDPVPSVVGVYKEGIFNQLNGSNAQIVIVITIISGFVYLLESSKSMTAFSSVITKYVSTPAKLKFGTFFSGLAIFFTDSGNSLILGPIYRPIYDKMKICREKLALIIDSTSSPVCVLIPIISWGVYSMGLMEKAYSSVGLEKDGLTLFKEVWLFQFYPLLTLVGIFFIILFGVNLGKMRDAQKVTDSGELDLDKVMNAKSGNKVAEKDPAINYSAVAHSGAKTIAIALGSLFVSMLVMFIYFTQGEPGSSEARLVGSEIRTSLAISYSLASLITIATLSYFKIQSMAHSSEKFFKGMGNIITIICILILAWTLSDILKELDTGAVIATMLKALQFPPWLLASTIFIIGAFLSIATGSSWGTFAILIPIVAPIAYHIDASIIICFGAALSGGLFGDHCSPISDTTVLSSMSSGVSHISHVETQMPYALTTAFFSFIGFIVASLTNSTMTVAIMAVLLGSFYFFYSKIKNRGITHENAISAS
- a CDS encoding FAD-binding and (Fe-S)-binding domain-containing protein; the encoded protein is MTNSILANTLKSVLPANSVEDSYSRRYAWSTDASYFRIVPEVVVTANSPEDILKLLRVANRFEKGVTFRAAGTSLSGQAIGEGILARLGYDGFRKIEMNDDASMVSLGPAVIGNEANIALAPFGKKIGPDPATLKACMIGGIVSNNASGMCCGTHQNSYQTIASLKLIFADGSRLDTGNERSKLHFAQRHPQLLTQLVTLAKNVKSDPELTARIAKKFSIKNTTGYSINALIDFTDPFDILNHLIIGSEGTLAFVEEATYNTVEDAPYKATALAVFDSMELACSAVPFLKKTPVAAVELLDWPSIVGVMGKDGMPDWLDTLPEGSTVLLIETRGNALVEIKQQTKEILASIDQIPVLRPTEFSDDPDVYTPYWAMRSGIFPIVGAERPLGSSVIIEDIAFQVEHLAAAAKDLAELFEKYGYHGGCMYGHALAGNFHFIITPSFNTKADQENFDQFMQEVATIVIDKYDGSMKAEHGTGRAVAPFVEQEWGEKAYQIMQKIKNIFDPKGILNPGVILNNDPKLHVKNMKLTGIVDELVDKCIECGFCESNCPTRAFTMTPRQRITTLREINRLKQEGLHSEAEALASESHYDVVDTCVGCQLCFTHCPVDNNTGQLVRTLKQVELENKPVQQKSLDLQAKHYNLVNTATNVGFKAIRGVHSVLGDNATDQLMKLARSVSSGVPAWTADFPTGSVVPKSSVTGENKPVVVYFPSCGTRTFGATKKDKDNRALPEVMVNLMERAGYEVRVIDNARKLCCGQIWESKGDFTNADLKRDELMDQFERQTESGRYPVVIDAASCTHSALKKHRENLVVLDAVEFLHDHLLDKLMITPRNTAISMHIGCSAQHLNLESKLMEIANRCTDSIFRPKGISCCGFAGEKGFYQPEINANALRTLKAQLPKEVKEGYYANRMCELGLTHHSGISYRHIAYLLDECSQ